The following proteins come from a genomic window of Acinonyx jubatus isolate Ajub_Pintada_27869175 chromosome C1, VMU_Ajub_asm_v1.0, whole genome shotgun sequence:
- the PRDM2 gene encoding PR domain zinc finger protein 2 isoform X6 produces the protein MRDSAEGPKEDEKPSASTAEQTAVLQEAVSQDVLPEPVVSPTACAPHAEPEEKPEAANCEVNDLEEEEEEEEDEDDELEEEGEEEADTPNESSVKEPEIRCDEKPEDLLEEPKNVSKDALEGSPGLTPVSRTPKTKEEANGDMFETFMFPCQHCERKFTTKQGLERHMHIHISTVNHAFKCKYCGKAFGTQINRRRHERRHEAGLKRKPGLTLQPSEDPADGRSSGDSVAPKDDSTPSGLGQDSLLLRSEKAPQENVGSSVAEENGEVKELHPCKYCKKVFGTHTNMRRHQRRVHERHLIPKGVRRKGGLLEEPHPPAEQAPPAQSVYVPSTEPEEDGEADDVYIMDISSNISENLNFYIDGKIQTSSSTSNCDVIEMESGSADLYGINCLLTPVTVEITQNVKATQAPVADDLPKEPSSGTNSESKKRRTASPPALPKIKAETESEPSVPACSLLPLSISTSEAVSFHKEKSVYLSSKLKQLLQTQDKLTPPAGISATEIPKLGPVCVSAPASMLPVTSSRFKRRTSSPPSSPQHSPALRDFGKQSDGKAVWTDAVLGSKKPKLESHSNSPAWSLSGREERETVSPPGFDEYKVSKEWAAGPTFSNVCNQQPLDLSSGVKQKAEGTGKTPVHWESVLDLSVHKKPCSDSEGKESKENHLVQPACSVIKKKKPTTRMLQKVLLNEYNGVDLPAENAADVTRSPSPCQSLDPQPDSGLGPEAGLSTPVVESPPDVSPSSPALQTSSLSAGQLPPLLIPTHPSSPPACPPVLTVATPPPPLLPTVPLPASSSGASPRPCPSPLSNATVQSPLPILSPTVSPSPSPIPSVEPLTSAASPGPPTLSSSSSSSSSSSSFSSSSSSSSPSPPPLSAVSSVVSSGDNLEASLPMITFKQEELENEELKPREEPQSAVEQEIVQETFNKNFVCNVCESPFLSIKDLTKHLSIHAEEWPFKCEFCVQLFKAKTDLSEHRFLLHGVGNIFVCSVCKKEFAFLCNLQQHQRDLHPDKVCTHHEFESGTLRPQNFTDPSKAHVEHMQSLPEDPLETSKEEEELNDSSEELYTTIKIMASGIKTKDPDVRLGLNQHYPSFKPPPFQYHHRNPMGIGVTATNFTTHNIPQTFTTAIRCTKCGKGVDNMPELHKHILACASASDKKRYTPKKNPVPLKQTVQPKNGVVVFDNSGKNAFRRMGQPKRLNFSVELSKMSSNKLKLNALKKKNQLVQKAILQKNKSAKQKADLKTASECSSHICPYCHREFTYIGSLNKHAAFSCPKKPLSPSKKKAAHSSKKGGHPSPASNDKNNSGHRRRTADAEIKMQSVQAPLGKTRARSSGPAQVPLPSSAFRSKQNVKFTASVKSKKPSSSLRNSSPIRMAKITHGEGKKPKAVAKNHSAQLASKTSRSLHVRVQKSKAVLQSKSALASKKRTDRFNVKSRERSGGPVTRSLQLAAAAEPGDSRREDGGGKQELKDFSYSLRLASRCPPPAAPYITRQCRNVKATAAAQFQGPLFKE, from the exons ATGAGAGATTCTGCGGAAG GTCCCAAAGAGGACGAGAAGCCTTCGGCCTCAACAGCTGAGCAGACCGCCGTTCTTCAGGAAGCGGTTAGTCAGGATGTGCTTCCAGAACCGGTAGTCTCCCCCACTGCCTGCGCGCCCCACGCGGAACCCGAGGAGAAGCCAGAAGCAGCGAACTGTGAGGTGAACgatttggaggaagaggaggaggaggaagaagatgaagatgatgagctggaagaagagggggaggaagaagctgACACGCCAAATGAAAGTTCTGTGAAAGAGCCAGAAATTCGGTGTGACGAGAAGCCTGAAGATTTGTTAGAGGAACCAAAAAATGTTTCGAAAGACGCTCTCGAAGGCTCTCCAGGGCTGACGCCTGTTAGCAGAACTCCCAAAACTAAGGAAGAGGCCAATGGTGATATGTTTGAAACGTTTATGTTTCCGTGTCAGCATTGTGAAAGGAAGTTTACAACCAAGCAGGGGCTTGAACGCCACATGCACATCCACATATCCACCGTCAATCACGCCTTCAAGTGCAAGTACTGCGGGAAGGCGTTCGGCACCCAGATCAACAGGCGGAGGCACGAGCGGCGCCACGAGGCGGGGCTGAAGCGCAAGCCCGGCCTCACGCTCCAGCCGTCGGAAGACCCGGCCGATGGCAGATCGTCCGGAGACAGCGTGGCTCCAAAGGACGACTCGACTCCTTCCGGTCTCGGGCAAGACTCTCTGCTCTTGCGTTCGGAGAAGGCTCCGCAAGAAAACGTCGGTTCTTCTGTTGCAGAAGAGAATGGGGAAGTGAAAGAGCTTCATCCGTGCAAATACTGTAAGAAGGTCTTCGGGACACATACCAACATGAGGCGGCATCAGCGCAGAGTCCACGAACGCCATCTGATTCCCAAGGGCGTGCGGCGGAAAGGGGGCCTCCTGGAGGAGCCGCACCCCCCCGCGGAGCAGGCCCCGCCCGCCCAGAGTGTCTAcgtgcccagcacggagcccgaggaGGACGGGGAGGCCGACGACGTGTACATCATGGACATCTCCAGCAACATCTCTGAAAACTTAAATTTCTACATCGATGGCAAAATTCAGACCAGCAGCAGCACGAGTAACTGTGACGTGATTGAGATGGAGTCTGGTTCGGCCGACTTGTACGGCATCAATTGCCTGCTTACTCCGGTCACGGTGGAAATCACTCAGAATGTAAAGGCCACACAGGCCCCCGTAGCCGATGATCTTCCTAAAGAGCCTTCCAGCGGCACGAACAGTGAGTCCAAGAAACGGAGAACGGCGAGTCCTCCCGCGCTCCCTAAAATCAAAGCCGAGACGGAGTCTGAGCCCTCGGTGCCCGCGTGTTCCTTACTGCCTCTCAGCATATCAACTTCGGAGGCGGTGTCTTTCCACAAAGAGAAGAGTGTGTACCTGTCGTCGAAGCTCAAACAACTGCTTCAAACCCAGGACAAACTAACGCCTCCTGCGGGCATTTCGGCCACGGAAATACCGAAGTTAGGTCCCGTTTGCGTGTCTGCTCCCGCGTCGATGCTGCCCGTGACCTCGAGTAGGTTTAAGCGGCGGACCAGCTCTCCCCCCAGTTCCCCACAACACAGTCCTGCCCTCCGAGACTTTGGAAAGCAAAGTGATGGCAAAGCGGTGTGGACCGATGCCGTTCTGGGTTCCAAAAAACCCAAATTAGAAAGTCATAGCAACTCACCAGCGTGGAGTTTgtctgggagagaggagagagaaacggTGAGCCCGCCAGGCTTTGATGAATACAAAGTGTCTAAGGAGTGGGCAGCCGGTCCTACTTTCAGCAATGTGTGCAACCAACAGCCGCTGGACTTATCCAGCGGTGTCAAACAGAAGGCCGAGGGCACAGGCAAGACCCCGGTCCATTGGGAATCTGTATTAGACCTCAGTGTGCATAAGAAGCCTTGTAGTGACTCTGAAGGCAAGGAGTCGAAAGAAAACCATCTGGTGCAGCCAGCCTGCAGtgtcataaagaaaaagaagccaaccACCCGCATGCTGCAGAAGGTTCTTCTCAACGAGTACAACGGCGTCGATTTACCCGCAGAGAATGCTGCAGACGTGACCCGGAGCCCGAGTCCTTGTCAATCCCTGGATCCCCAGCCAGACTCTGGCCTCGGCCCTGAAGCTGGTTTATCGACCCCTGTGGTCGAGTCCCCACCTGATGTCTCTCCTTCCTCGCCTGCCCTGCAGACATCTTCCCTTTCTGCCGGGCAGCTGCCTCCTCTCTTGATCCCAACGCATCCCTCTTCCCCCCCGGCCTGTCCTCCTGTGTTGACTGTTGCCACGCCACCCCCTCCACTCCTTCCTACTGTCCCTCTTCCGGCCTCCTCTTCTGGGGCGTCTCCCCGTCCGTGTCCCTCTCCGCTCTCGAATGCTACCGTGCAGTCGCCACTTCCCATTCTGTCCCCTACGGTGTCCCCCTCACCATCTCCCATCCCTTCCGTGGAACCTCTCACGTCTGCTGCTTCGCCCGGACCCCCGACCCtttcctcatcttcttcctcgtcttcttcttcatcttcgttctcctcttcttcctcctcctcttccccctcgcCGCCGCCGCTCTCGGCAGTTTCATCCGTTGTTTCCTCTGGGGATAATCTGGAAGCTTCTCTCCCCATGATAACTTTCAAGCAGGAAGAACTAGAGAATGAAGAGCTGAAGCCCAGGGAAGAGCCCCAGTCTGCAGTTGAGCAGGAGATTGTTCAGGAGACGTTCAACAAAAACTTTGTCTGCAATGTCTGTGAATCaccttttctttccattaaagATCTAACCAAACATTTATCTATCCATGCTGAAGAATGGCCCTTCAAATGTGAATTTTGTGTGCAGCTCTTTAAGGCTAAAACTGATCTGTCGGAACATCGCTTTTTGCTTCATGGAGTTGGGAATATCTTTGTgtgttcagtttgtaaaaaagAGTTTGCTTTTTTGTGCAATTTGCAGCAGCACCAGCGAGATCTCCACCCCGATAAGGTGTGCACACACCATGAGTTTGAGAGCGGCACGCTCAGGCCCCAGAACTTCACAGACCCCAGCAAGGCCCACGTAGAGCACATGCAGAGTTTGCCGGAAGACCCTCTAGAAACCtcgaaagaagaagaagaattaaatgATTCCTCTGAAGAGCTCTACACGACCATAAAAATAATGGCTTCTGGAATAAAGACAAAAGACCCAGATGTTCGACTGGGTCTCAATCAACATTACCCAAGCTTTAAACCACCTCCATTTCAATACCATCACCGAAACCCCATGGGGATCGGCGTGACGGCCACAAATTTCACTACGCACAATATCCCGCAGACTTTCACCACTGCCATTCGCTGCACAAAGTGTGGGAAGGGTGTAGACAACATGCCAGAGTTACACAAACACATCCTGGCATGTGCCTCTGCTAGTGACAAGAAGAGGTATACCCCTAAGAAAAACCCAGTCCCCTTGAAACAGACTGTGCAGCCCAAGAACGGCGTGGTGGTTTTCGATAACTCGGGGAAAAATGCCTTCAGACGGATGGGACAGCCCAAGAGACTGAACTTCAGTGTCGAGCTCAGCAAGATGTCCTCAAACAAGCTCAAGCTAAAtgcattgaagaaaaaaaaccagcttGTCCAGAAAGCAATCCTGCAAAAAAACAAATCTGCAAAGCAGAAGGCCGACCTAAAAACCGCCTCCGAGTGCTCCTCGCACATCTGCCCGTACTGTCACAGAGAGTTCACGTACATCGGGAGCCTGAATAAGCACGCCGCTTTCAGCTGCCCCAAAAAACCGCTTTCTCCTTCCAAAAAAAAAGCTGCCCACTCATCCAAGAAAGGTGGACACCCGTCACCTGCAAGTAACGACAAAAACAATAGCGGCCACCGCAGGCGGACCGCGGACGCTGAGATCAAGATGCAAAGTGTGCAGGCACCCCTGGGCAAGACCAGGGCGCGCAGCTCAGGCCCGGCACAAGTCCCGCTGCCCTCGTCGGCCTTCAGGTCCAAGCAGAATGTCAAGTTCACGGCTTCGGTGAAGTCCAAAAAGCCAAGCTCCTCCTTAAGGAACTCAAGCCCCATAAGAATGGCCAAAATAACCCACGGcgaggggaaaaaacccaaagctGTGGCCAAGAATCATTCTGCTCAGCTCGCGAGCAAGACGTCCCGGAGCCTGCACGTGAGGGTACAGAAAAGCAAAGCCGTCTTACAGAGCAAATCCGCTCTGGCCAGTAAGAAAAGAACAGACCGGTTCAATGTAAAATCTAGAGAACGGAGTGGGGGGCCAGTCACCCGAAGCCTCCAGCTGGCAGCTGCTGCCGAGCCGGGCGACAGCAGGAGGGAGGATGGTGGTGGCAAGCAGGAGCTGAAGGACTTCAG
- the PRDM2 gene encoding PR domain zinc finger protein 2 isoform X5, translating to MRDSAEGKLRSWTCSGPKEDEKPSASTAEQTAVLQEAVSQDVLPEPVVSPTACAPHAEPEEKPEAANCEVNDLEEEEEEEEDEDDELEEEGEEEADTPNESSVKEPEIRCDEKPEDLLEEPKNVSKDALEGSPGLTPVSRTPKTKEEANGDMFETFMFPCQHCERKFTTKQGLERHMHIHISTVNHAFKCKYCGKAFGTQINRRRHERRHEAGLKRKPGLTLQPSEDPADGRSSGDSVAPKDDSTPSGLGQDSLLLRSEKAPQENVGSSVAEENGEVKELHPCKYCKKVFGTHTNMRRHQRRVHERHLIPKGVRRKGGLLEEPHPPAEQAPPAQSVYVPSTEPEEDGEADDVYIMDISSNISENLNFYIDGKIQTSSSTSNCDVIEMESGSADLYGINCLLTPVTVEITQNVKATQAPVADDLPKEPSSGTNSESKKRRTASPPALPKIKAETESEPSVPACSLLPLSISTSEAVSFHKEKSVYLSSKLKQLLQTQDKLTPPAGISATEIPKLGPVCVSAPASMLPVTSSRFKRRTSSPPSSPQHSPALRDFGKQSDGKAVWTDAVLGSKKPKLESHSNSPAWSLSGREERETVSPPGFDEYKVSKEWAAGPTFSNVCNQQPLDLSSGVKQKAEGTGKTPVHWESVLDLSVHKKPCSDSEGKESKENHLVQPACSVIKKKKPTTRMLQKVLLNEYNGVDLPAENAADVTRSPSPCQSLDPQPDSGLGPEAGLSTPVVESPPDVSPSSPALQTSSLSAGQLPPLLIPTHPSSPPACPPVLTVATPPPPLLPTVPLPASSSGASPRPCPSPLSNATVQSPLPILSPTVSPSPSPIPSVEPLTSAASPGPPTLSSSSSSSSSSSSFSSSSSSSSPSPPPLSAVSSVVSSGDNLEASLPMITFKQEELENEELKPREEPQSAVEQEIVQETFNKNFVCNVCESPFLSIKDLTKHLSIHAEEWPFKCEFCVQLFKAKTDLSEHRFLLHGVGNIFVCSVCKKEFAFLCNLQQHQRDLHPDKVCTHHEFESGTLRPQNFTDPSKAHVEHMQSLPEDPLETSKEEEELNDSSEELYTTIKIMASGIKTKDPDVRLGLNQHYPSFKPPPFQYHHRNPMGIGVTATNFTTHNIPQTFTTAIRCTKCGKGVDNMPELHKHILACASASDKKRYTPKKNPVPLKQTVQPKNGVVVFDNSGKNAFRRMGQPKRLNFSVELSKMSSNKLKLNALKKKNQLVQKAILQKNKSAKQKADLKTASECSSHICPYCHREFTYIGSLNKHAAFSCPKKPLSPSKKKAAHSSKKGGHPSPASNDKNNSGHRRRTADAEIKMQSVQAPLGKTRARSSGPAQVPLPSSAFRSKQNVKFTASVKSKKPSSSLRNSSPIRMAKITHGEGKKPKAVAKNHSAQLASKTSRSLHVRVQKSKAVLQSKSALASKKRTDRFNVKSRERSGGPVTRSLQLAAAAEPGDSRREDGGGKQELKDFSYSLRLASRCPPPAAPYITRQCRNVKATAAAQFQGPLFKE from the exons ATGAGAGATTCTGCGGAAGGTAAGCTTCGAAGTTGGACTTGTTCGG GTCCCAAAGAGGACGAGAAGCCTTCGGCCTCAACAGCTGAGCAGACCGCCGTTCTTCAGGAAGCGGTTAGTCAGGATGTGCTTCCAGAACCGGTAGTCTCCCCCACTGCCTGCGCGCCCCACGCGGAACCCGAGGAGAAGCCAGAAGCAGCGAACTGTGAGGTGAACgatttggaggaagaggaggaggaggaagaagatgaagatgatgagctggaagaagagggggaggaagaagctgACACGCCAAATGAAAGTTCTGTGAAAGAGCCAGAAATTCGGTGTGACGAGAAGCCTGAAGATTTGTTAGAGGAACCAAAAAATGTTTCGAAAGACGCTCTCGAAGGCTCTCCAGGGCTGACGCCTGTTAGCAGAACTCCCAAAACTAAGGAAGAGGCCAATGGTGATATGTTTGAAACGTTTATGTTTCCGTGTCAGCATTGTGAAAGGAAGTTTACAACCAAGCAGGGGCTTGAACGCCACATGCACATCCACATATCCACCGTCAATCACGCCTTCAAGTGCAAGTACTGCGGGAAGGCGTTCGGCACCCAGATCAACAGGCGGAGGCACGAGCGGCGCCACGAGGCGGGGCTGAAGCGCAAGCCCGGCCTCACGCTCCAGCCGTCGGAAGACCCGGCCGATGGCAGATCGTCCGGAGACAGCGTGGCTCCAAAGGACGACTCGACTCCTTCCGGTCTCGGGCAAGACTCTCTGCTCTTGCGTTCGGAGAAGGCTCCGCAAGAAAACGTCGGTTCTTCTGTTGCAGAAGAGAATGGGGAAGTGAAAGAGCTTCATCCGTGCAAATACTGTAAGAAGGTCTTCGGGACACATACCAACATGAGGCGGCATCAGCGCAGAGTCCACGAACGCCATCTGATTCCCAAGGGCGTGCGGCGGAAAGGGGGCCTCCTGGAGGAGCCGCACCCCCCCGCGGAGCAGGCCCCGCCCGCCCAGAGTGTCTAcgtgcccagcacggagcccgaggaGGACGGGGAGGCCGACGACGTGTACATCATGGACATCTCCAGCAACATCTCTGAAAACTTAAATTTCTACATCGATGGCAAAATTCAGACCAGCAGCAGCACGAGTAACTGTGACGTGATTGAGATGGAGTCTGGTTCGGCCGACTTGTACGGCATCAATTGCCTGCTTACTCCGGTCACGGTGGAAATCACTCAGAATGTAAAGGCCACACAGGCCCCCGTAGCCGATGATCTTCCTAAAGAGCCTTCCAGCGGCACGAACAGTGAGTCCAAGAAACGGAGAACGGCGAGTCCTCCCGCGCTCCCTAAAATCAAAGCCGAGACGGAGTCTGAGCCCTCGGTGCCCGCGTGTTCCTTACTGCCTCTCAGCATATCAACTTCGGAGGCGGTGTCTTTCCACAAAGAGAAGAGTGTGTACCTGTCGTCGAAGCTCAAACAACTGCTTCAAACCCAGGACAAACTAACGCCTCCTGCGGGCATTTCGGCCACGGAAATACCGAAGTTAGGTCCCGTTTGCGTGTCTGCTCCCGCGTCGATGCTGCCCGTGACCTCGAGTAGGTTTAAGCGGCGGACCAGCTCTCCCCCCAGTTCCCCACAACACAGTCCTGCCCTCCGAGACTTTGGAAAGCAAAGTGATGGCAAAGCGGTGTGGACCGATGCCGTTCTGGGTTCCAAAAAACCCAAATTAGAAAGTCATAGCAACTCACCAGCGTGGAGTTTgtctgggagagaggagagagaaacggTGAGCCCGCCAGGCTTTGATGAATACAAAGTGTCTAAGGAGTGGGCAGCCGGTCCTACTTTCAGCAATGTGTGCAACCAACAGCCGCTGGACTTATCCAGCGGTGTCAAACAGAAGGCCGAGGGCACAGGCAAGACCCCGGTCCATTGGGAATCTGTATTAGACCTCAGTGTGCATAAGAAGCCTTGTAGTGACTCTGAAGGCAAGGAGTCGAAAGAAAACCATCTGGTGCAGCCAGCCTGCAGtgtcataaagaaaaagaagccaaccACCCGCATGCTGCAGAAGGTTCTTCTCAACGAGTACAACGGCGTCGATTTACCCGCAGAGAATGCTGCAGACGTGACCCGGAGCCCGAGTCCTTGTCAATCCCTGGATCCCCAGCCAGACTCTGGCCTCGGCCCTGAAGCTGGTTTATCGACCCCTGTGGTCGAGTCCCCACCTGATGTCTCTCCTTCCTCGCCTGCCCTGCAGACATCTTCCCTTTCTGCCGGGCAGCTGCCTCCTCTCTTGATCCCAACGCATCCCTCTTCCCCCCCGGCCTGTCCTCCTGTGTTGACTGTTGCCACGCCACCCCCTCCACTCCTTCCTACTGTCCCTCTTCCGGCCTCCTCTTCTGGGGCGTCTCCCCGTCCGTGTCCCTCTCCGCTCTCGAATGCTACCGTGCAGTCGCCACTTCCCATTCTGTCCCCTACGGTGTCCCCCTCACCATCTCCCATCCCTTCCGTGGAACCTCTCACGTCTGCTGCTTCGCCCGGACCCCCGACCCtttcctcatcttcttcctcgtcttcttcttcatcttcgttctcctcttcttcctcctcctcttccccctcgcCGCCGCCGCTCTCGGCAGTTTCATCCGTTGTTTCCTCTGGGGATAATCTGGAAGCTTCTCTCCCCATGATAACTTTCAAGCAGGAAGAACTAGAGAATGAAGAGCTGAAGCCCAGGGAAGAGCCCCAGTCTGCAGTTGAGCAGGAGATTGTTCAGGAGACGTTCAACAAAAACTTTGTCTGCAATGTCTGTGAATCaccttttctttccattaaagATCTAACCAAACATTTATCTATCCATGCTGAAGAATGGCCCTTCAAATGTGAATTTTGTGTGCAGCTCTTTAAGGCTAAAACTGATCTGTCGGAACATCGCTTTTTGCTTCATGGAGTTGGGAATATCTTTGTgtgttcagtttgtaaaaaagAGTTTGCTTTTTTGTGCAATTTGCAGCAGCACCAGCGAGATCTCCACCCCGATAAGGTGTGCACACACCATGAGTTTGAGAGCGGCACGCTCAGGCCCCAGAACTTCACAGACCCCAGCAAGGCCCACGTAGAGCACATGCAGAGTTTGCCGGAAGACCCTCTAGAAACCtcgaaagaagaagaagaattaaatgATTCCTCTGAAGAGCTCTACACGACCATAAAAATAATGGCTTCTGGAATAAAGACAAAAGACCCAGATGTTCGACTGGGTCTCAATCAACATTACCCAAGCTTTAAACCACCTCCATTTCAATACCATCACCGAAACCCCATGGGGATCGGCGTGACGGCCACAAATTTCACTACGCACAATATCCCGCAGACTTTCACCACTGCCATTCGCTGCACAAAGTGTGGGAAGGGTGTAGACAACATGCCAGAGTTACACAAACACATCCTGGCATGTGCCTCTGCTAGTGACAAGAAGAGGTATACCCCTAAGAAAAACCCAGTCCCCTTGAAACAGACTGTGCAGCCCAAGAACGGCGTGGTGGTTTTCGATAACTCGGGGAAAAATGCCTTCAGACGGATGGGACAGCCCAAGAGACTGAACTTCAGTGTCGAGCTCAGCAAGATGTCCTCAAACAAGCTCAAGCTAAAtgcattgaagaaaaaaaaccagcttGTCCAGAAAGCAATCCTGCAAAAAAACAAATCTGCAAAGCAGAAGGCCGACCTAAAAACCGCCTCCGAGTGCTCCTCGCACATCTGCCCGTACTGTCACAGAGAGTTCACGTACATCGGGAGCCTGAATAAGCACGCCGCTTTCAGCTGCCCCAAAAAACCGCTTTCTCCTTCCAAAAAAAAAGCTGCCCACTCATCCAAGAAAGGTGGACACCCGTCACCTGCAAGTAACGACAAAAACAATAGCGGCCACCGCAGGCGGACCGCGGACGCTGAGATCAAGATGCAAAGTGTGCAGGCACCCCTGGGCAAGACCAGGGCGCGCAGCTCAGGCCCGGCACAAGTCCCGCTGCCCTCGTCGGCCTTCAGGTCCAAGCAGAATGTCAAGTTCACGGCTTCGGTGAAGTCCAAAAAGCCAAGCTCCTCCTTAAGGAACTCAAGCCCCATAAGAATGGCCAAAATAACCCACGGcgaggggaaaaaacccaaagctGTGGCCAAGAATCATTCTGCTCAGCTCGCGAGCAAGACGTCCCGGAGCCTGCACGTGAGGGTACAGAAAAGCAAAGCCGTCTTACAGAGCAAATCCGCTCTGGCCAGTAAGAAAAGAACAGACCGGTTCAATGTAAAATCTAGAGAACGGAGTGGGGGGCCAGTCACCCGAAGCCTCCAGCTGGCAGCTGCTGCCGAGCCGGGCGACAGCAGGAGGGAGGATGGTGGTGGCAAGCAGGAGCTGAAGGACTTCAG